The genomic window TTCCCGCTGTAGTAATAACACATGAACCTGTGTTAACCGTTAATGCCGTTGCTGTAGAACACTCGTCATTGGCAGGTGGTGGAGGTAAATTGGACACACACACATTAAAAGATGTTGTTTGTCCAGTTGTGCTGGTCCAAGAGTAAACTCTAATGTAGTAAGTGTTTCCGATTGTTAAACCACTAACAACACTGTTGTTTGGGTCGCTACAAACTAATGAAGAGCCAAGAGCACCACATGTTCCGCCATATACTACGTGATACAAATCTGTAGTAGAACCAGTTACATTAAGTAATTCTATTTTATGTGCGGTTGCTGTTGCTACAAAAGAAAACCAAACATCGTCATCATCTGTTCCAAAACAACTATTAGCTTGCGAAGATGCCGTAGCACCTGCAATAGTTCCTGCAGTAGTAGATGTACACACCGTTCCTGAATTTACAGTTAAAGCTATTGCTGATGAACATTCGTCATTTGCAGGTTGTGCAAATGCGCTAAAAAAAGATAGTTGCAAAATACCTGCAACCAAAAAATGGTAGTACTTTCTCATGAGTTAAATTTTTAGGTTAATATTAAATTCGGTGCAAAGGTAAGCCATTGTGGAGTAAATATAAAATTTGCATCTCCAAATTTTATTAATTAAAAGTGTAATTACTTGATTTTCAAAAAAATAAACTCTTTTGCAATAGTTTGTTATTTTAAATACATTTAAGAGTCTGTTTAAATTTCATATTTGTGAACAATATCAACACACATATCTCGACTCCGCTCGATATATCATCGCGCAAAATGGTCAATTCGAGTTCCGATGTATCGGGAAGAACGTGTGAAATGGCTATGTTAATTTTTTATGAAAAATTGAACAGGCTCTATCAAAATTTACCAAAAACCTAATAATTATATGCAAGCCGAAGACATAAAAAAATACATTGATACAAACAAAGACAGATTTCTTAGTGAATTATTCGACTTATTAAGAATTCCATCTGTTAGTGCAGATTCCAAGTACAAAGGAGATGTTGCAAAAGCGGCACAGTTTATCAAAGCTAAGTTGATAGAGGCTGGCGCCACACAGGTAGATGTTTTTGAAACTCCCGGTCACCCAATTGTATATGGCGAGAAAATAATAGATCCTAAATTACCCACTGTTTTAGTGTATGGACATTACGATGTGCAACCTGCCGATCCGCTTGATTTATGGACCTCGCCACCGTTTGAGCCGGTAATTAAAAATGAAAAAATTTATGCTCGAGGAGCCTGCGATGACAAAGGACAAGTGTATATGCACATCAAAGCGTTTGAATACATGATGCAGAACACTAATTTGCCATGTAATGTTAAGTTTATGATTGAAGGCGAAGAAGAAGTGGGCTCTGTTAATCTTGGCGATTTTATAAAAGCACACAAAGAAAAATTAAAGGCCGATATAATTTTAATTTCAGATACCGGAATTATTGCCAACGATGTACCATCTATAACTGTTGGGCTACGGGGCTTAAGCTACGTAGAGGTAGAAGTTACAGGTCCTAATAGAGATTTGCATTCCGGCTTATATGGTGGAGCAGTTGCTAATCCTATCAACGTATTGTGCGATATGATTGCCCAATTGAAAGACGAAAATCAACATATTACTATTCCCGGTTTTTATGCCGATGTGGTTGATTTAAGTATGGAAGAAAGAAGCGAAATGGCGAAAGCTCCTTTTAGTTTGGATGAGTATAAGAAACATTTAGATATAGCAGATATATTAGGCGAGAAAGAGTATAGCACAAACGAAAGAACCTCCATTCGCCCTACACTTGATGTAAATGGTATTTGGGGCGGATATACCGGAGAAGGAGCTAAAACAGTAATTGCTTCTAAAGCATATGCAAAAATTTCTATGCGTTTAGTGCCGAATCAAAATTCGGAAACAATAGCCGAGTTGTTTAAAACGCATTTTGAGAAAATTGCACCTTCATCAGTTAAAGTAAAAGTAAATTTTCATCATGGTGGCGAACCAGTTGTAACCTCTATTACATCAACTGCATACAAGGCTGCTAGTATGGCAATGCAAGATACATTTGGTAAAAAACCTATTCCAACGCGTAGCGGTGGTAGTGTGCCAATTGTAGCCTTATTTAAATCAGAACTTGGGTTAGATTCTATATTGATGGGCTTTGGCTTAGATAGTGACGCCATACACTCGCCAAATGAGCATTACGGAGTATTTAATTTTTTGAAAGGAATTGAAACTATTCCGTTGTTTTATAAGCATTATGCTCAATTATCAAAAGGCTAAATAGTAATCTTTTGTAAGTTGCTTGTACTCTAAGGTATATCCGGAGTCTTGGTTGTGCCCTATTACGAGCGTGTTTTCGGAAAAAGAAGTTCGTTCAAAAGCAAATTGCATCAGCAATCTTTTTTCGGTTGTTTTTTCTTGTTTTGTTCGCACACGTGTTAGCTTTGTAAGCAACAAGCGTTTCGATTCAGCCATGTCTCTAAATATTTCGCCTTCTTTGCAGGGTAGAATTACTTTAAATATTCCTTTTTTGTCAAGTAATTTAACGGCCCCGTCCAGCAAGTCGGAGTAGGGAAGCACATCTGCATGGCGCGCTAATGTACGTTCAAAATAACCTGCCTTTGACGAGCCAATAAAGTAAGGAGGATTAGAAACAATTAAGTCGTATTTTTTTGTTTCTTTTTGAGCAAACTCTTGAAATGACGCGTGATACACCTTAATGCGTTCGTTCCATTTGCTATTTACAACATTTTCTTTTGCTTGTAAATAGGCGCCTTCATCTATATCAATGGCATCAATACTAGCATTTGTTTTTTGTGCAAGCATCATTGCTATTACTCCGGTGCCGGTACCAATATCTAAAATGTGTTTTGCATGTTGCGCATTTGCCCATGATCCAAGCAACACGGCATCTGTGCTCACTTTCATGGCACACTTATCTTGTTTTACAACAAACTGCTTAAACGCAAACGCACTGTTTGACATACACTAACGGATATTGAGATAAATATACGCAAGAATAGATTTAAAATCAAGACGAATTGTAAAAAAATATAGACTAAATGTTGTTTATTGTCGACAATTATAAGTCGAGTAGACCTGATGGGATGTGTAGAGTGATAATTTTATTCTCTGTATCAATGTCTTGAATTAAGTCCTCTGCCAGTGGAATCAATACTTCTCTATTTTGATAGGTAATTTGCAGTAATGGTTGCGCCTTTGTGTCTAGTACACCTTCTACTACACCAATTTTACCTGCCTTTGCATCGTACAATTCAAATCCAATTAAGTTGCCGTACTCTTTTTTATTTGATAGTGATTTGGTGGTTGATCTGGGCAAAAAAATCTCCCTGTTATTATACTTTTCGGCATCAGAAATGGAGTTGATGGTTTCTAGTTTTAGTCCGTACGTTTCTCCTTTTACGATACAATTTTCTATGTAAAACGGAACCAAGCTTGCATTGATTTTAAAGAACACAAAATCATGATTAGTAAGTTTCTTTTTAAGAGTTACTTTTATTTTAAGCGAAACTTCTCCTTTGTGTCCAAATGGCTTGGAAACAGTACCTACACATACGTAATTTTTTAAATCTAGATTGTCCATAAAACAAACATCCCGCCTAAGCGGGATGTTTTTCAATTACTGTTAAATATAATTATTCTGCTGCCTGTGCTCCCTCTGTAGCTTCAGGTGCTGCTGCTTCAACAACCGGAGGTGTGTTTTTTGCAGCAATTTTTTCTGCTTTTTTAGCTTTTACTTCTTTTTCAGCTTCCATACGTTTTTTGTAGGAGTCTTTTTTCGCTTCAACCAAGGTAGTTTTTTTACCTTCTATTTTTGCAGTTTTGTCGTTCATCCATTTTGCAAATTTAGCTTCTGCTTGTTCTAATGTAAGAGCCTTTTTTGTAACGCCCTTTAAAAGATGATTTTTATAAATTACACCTTTATACATTAATACTGCTTTTGCTGTATCAGATGGTTGAGCGCCTGTTTGAAGCCAATACAAAGCTCTGTCGAAATTTAAATCGATAGTAGCCGGATTAGTTTTAGGATTATAAGTCCCTAATTTTTCAATGTACTTTCCATCTCTCGGTGCACGACCGTCAGCAACAACAAGGTGAAAAAAAGCTTGATGCTTTTTACCATGTCTTTGTAACCTAATTCTTGTAGCCATTTTATTTAGTTGTTTTTTAAATTAAAGTCTGCAAATATCGCACTTTTTTTGAATTATACCCCTCTGTACAGCTAAAATTAATTTAACGCACTGATAATTAGTGTAATAAAAGTGGTGGAGAAGCTATTTTTTAAACCCTAAGATACTTACTCCACAGCCGGAACTATTGTCAAATACAGTTTCGATGTAATAAACGCCTGTAGCGGTGCATTTGTAGCCTATGGTAGGGTAATGTTTCTTTGACGATTTTGCGTAGCTGCTTATAACCAGTTTGTGATTTCTATCGTATAGATTTACAATCATTTTCCCAGCTTTGCCTTGATCGCAAACGGTAAGCACATAGTCGTGATCTTTACTAAATACATACGAAAATTCTTTTTTCTCGCTCGATTCGAACGATTTTACAAATTTATAATCATTCAATTGAGAGGAGCATTTATCTAAAAAATCTTCGCTATCACACTGACCATAGGCAGTTGGAGAAACAAGTAAAAAACAAATAGCTGTTATCGTGGTAAGTAAAACTTTACGCATACGTTAATTAACTTTAGTAAGGGTGGTTCTAATTTTTGAAATTTGAGCAGCAATTTGCTCGAACAATGGTTGAGATATTTCAACAGTACTGGTGCTTCCGGAATTTTCTTCTACAACCAACATGCCATCCACCTCTTTTGTAACGGGCTCTTTGTATTCATAGGTTATTTTTACCTGATCAAATAAGTTTTTTAATTTTTCTACTTCATCATTTAATCCTACAAACGCTTTGTCGTCTTTAAAAAGCTTAAGTAGAATCATAATTTGGTCGAGCGAAATTTTTTGTTCTCCTACACGCTCCATCAATTTAGGGCTTTTGGTTTCTTTTGCAACTGTAGCTGCTAAATGCAAGGATTCAATCCAACCTCCAATAAGCATCAAAACACTTATGTTATCACGCTTTTGTTTTGCTAAATAATTATTCATTTTTTCAAAACTCATGGTCGAAATAAAAATAAGCGAATCGAGTTTGCTGCTATTGGATGCTAGTCTTTTTAGTGTTTCAAAATCGAAAAATTGTCCTAAGTACAAATCATCTGCCAACCCTCTTACAGCACCTAAATAATCGATAGCCGCAGTAGATTTTTCGTAAATATTTATGTATCCTAAATCGGCTCCATAAATACCCAAATTTACAGCCTTACTAAACGTTTGCGTGTAGCCACCTTTGCTTTCTGTACTGTTTAGCATTCCTTTATTAAATTCTGCTCCACTTTCTTTAATAAGTGAGGTAAGTTCTAATGGAGAAGGAATTGACTTAATAACTTCATTGATGGCTTCACTGGACATTTCCAGTTTTTTTTGTGCAAGTGCAGTTGTATCAATGGTTTGAACGGGGGTGTCGTTAGTATTGTTGTTGCACGCTAAACAAAATAACAACATTGGAATACTCCAAATGTGTTTGATTTTTCTCATTACAGATGAATCTATGATTTACCTAAATAT from Bacteroidota bacterium includes these protein-coding regions:
- a CDS encoding methyltransferase, translating into MSNSAFAFKQFVVKQDKCAMKVSTDAVLLGSWANAQHAKHILDIGTGTGVIAMMLAQKTNASIDAIDIDEGAYLQAKENVVNSKWNERIKVYHASFQEFAQKETKKYDLIVSNPPYFIGSSKAGYFERTLARHADVLPYSDLLDGAVKLLDKKGIFKVILPCKEGEIFRDMAESKRLLLTKLTRVRTKQEKTTEKRLLMQFAFERTSFSENTLVIGHNQDSGYTLEYKQLTKDYYLAF
- a CDS encoding dipeptidase translates to MQAEDIKKYIDTNKDRFLSELFDLLRIPSVSADSKYKGDVAKAAQFIKAKLIEAGATQVDVFETPGHPIVYGEKIIDPKLPTVLVYGHYDVQPADPLDLWTSPPFEPVIKNEKIYARGACDDKGQVYMHIKAFEYMMQNTNLPCNVKFMIEGEEEVGSVNLGDFIKAHKEKLKADIILISDTGIIANDVPSITVGLRGLSYVEVEVTGPNRDLHSGLYGGAVANPINVLCDMIAQLKDENQHITIPGFYADVVDLSMEERSEMAKAPFSLDEYKKHLDIADILGEKEYSTNERTSIRPTLDVNGIWGGYTGEGAKTVIASKAYAKISMRLVPNQNSETIAELFKTHFEKIAPSSVKVKVNFHHGGEPVVTSITSTAYKAASMAMQDTFGKKPIPTRSGGSVPIVALFKSELGLDSILMGFGLDSDAIHSPNEHYGVFNFLKGIETIPLFYKHYAQLSKG
- the rimM gene encoding 16S rRNA processing protein RimM, producing MDNLDLKNYVCVGTVSKPFGHKGEVSLKIKVTLKKKLTNHDFVFFKINASLVPFYIENCIVKGETYGLKLETINSISDAEKYNNREIFLPRSTTKSLSNKKEYGNLIGFELYDAKAGKIGVVEGVLDTKAQPLLQITYQNREVLIPLAEDLIQDIDTENKIITLHIPSGLLDL
- a CDS encoding 30S ribosomal protein S16, coding for MATRIRLQRHGKKHQAFFHLVVADGRAPRDGKYIEKLGTYNPKTNPATIDLNFDRALYWLQTGAQPSDTAKAVLMYKGVIYKNHLLKGVTKKALTLEQAEAKFAKWMNDKTAKIEGKKTTLVEAKKDSYKKRMEAEKEVKAKKAEKIAAKNTPPVVEAAAPEATEGAQAAE